The genomic window TTGCAGTGTCTTCTTCCGGACTTCCTCTGCGTCAAACCCAAAGTGCTCTTTCTTAAGCTGCCTGACCAGGGAGTCATCTACAGGCGTGATGCCAGTGATGAAGTCACGTGAGGTCTGCAGTAGCTGGTCGAAGACCACCCATTCCGGGTAGCTACCCAGGGAGCAGAGCGCTGAGGACGGGTGGAAGAAAACCCGTTTGGAAGCCTGGGCAGCAAAGTAGCCAGCTTTTTCTCGCCCAAGGAAATGACAGAGGTTTTGTGCATTGCAAATGAACAGCATCTTTTTCAACGCATCCAGTGTGCCTGTGTCCTCGGAGAGTTTGTGGGTCACCTGCAACTCCAGGTCGTTCTTCAGCAGCTTGCATACGTCATTGACCGTGTCCCTGACACCTCGGATGACCTTGACGTTGATCGAGTTTTCAACGCACCACTTGTTTTTCTGCTTCTCCTCTACCCCCTGCCATGCCTTGAAGACCTCCAGTGACGTCAGACTGTCGCCACCATTGTGGCTGAACGTCAGCTTGGCTTTATCTAGATTGGCGTGCTCTGCCTCCGTCACGCCTCTGTAAAACAGACCGCTACCGGCACTTACAAGGGCGGCAAGAACAATAGCATCAAAGAGCAGACCACAGTCGCGACCGTGCAATGTCATTAGTCCAAGCTTTGGATCGAAGGGCAGCCTAGCAATCCATCTTCCTTTGTCAGTGATGACGTTCTCCTGCATGGCCCCCAGCTGATGCAGGGTCTTCAAAGCAGCATCTATGGCTTCCTGGCTCGGCGACTGCACAAAATCGTACATGTCAGGCGTGACACCGAGCTCCGCAAGCTTCAGCAGAGCATGTCCGAGGTGAGTCTTGAGGATTTCAGGCAGGCTGATGACATCCATGGCCTGGAAGCTGTGCTGGGAGTACAGCCTGTAGCACTTTCCCGGAGCGGTTCTTCCCGCCCTGCCCTTCCTCTGTTCCGCAGAGCTCTGACTTATCACGGTGACGTTGAGAGATCGCAGGTTCCTCTTGGGGTCGTAACGCATCTCCTTGGCAACGCCGGTGTCCACTACGTACTTGATGCCGTCGATGGTGATGGAGGTCTCCGCGCAGTTGGTGGCGAACACGATCTTTCTCTTGTTCCTCTCCAAGGGTTCAAAAACCTTCTGTTGCTCGTCAGCCTGTAGCTGCCCGTGCAGTTGAAGGCACTTGAAGTCTGTACGGTCTGCCATCCTCTGCTGAAATGTGTCGCAGCATCTCTGGATCTCCACGGCTGATGTGAGGAAGACCAGGATATCTCCTGGTGGCTCTTTCTCGTGTATTTCTACAGCTTTGTTGACGGCAGCCTCCGTGTAATTCCCAAAGTCGTTCTCTTCCTCGCTGACAGAGTCTTGCCACACCACATCCACCGGAAAGGCCCTGCCACTCACGCGCAGGACAGGACAGTTGTTACCAAAGAAACGAACGAAGACTTGTGGATCAATAGTGGCAGAGGTGATGATGACTCTGAGGTCGGGCCTTCTCGCCATGCATCTCTTGACCATGGTCAGCAGGATGTCGGTAAAGAGACTCCGCTCATGAGCCTCGTCCACCACGACACACGAAAACGCCTTGAGGTCTGGGTCCGTCAGGCACTCGTTCAGCAGTGCGTGGTCCGTCATGTACATCACTTTGGTGGAGGGGGAGGTCTTCGCTCTGCTGCCTACCTTGTAGCCCACGTCCTTCCCCACGTTGGTGGCAAGCTCCTGTGCCACGTGTGTCGCCAGGGAAGAGGCGGCCACTTTACGGGGCTGGGTGCACACGATGGCGCCTCGGTCAGCAAGGCCAGCTTCGAGCAAATACTGCACCACTTGAGTGGACTTGCCGGACCCTGTCTCTGCCAGCAGGACGGACACAGGATTTTGCCGCACCAGTTCTACGACTTCCTGACGACGAGCGTACATGGGCAGGGCCTTTTCCAGCCTGCAGCACTCCACCCCGAGCTGCTTTCGTAATGCCTGGCCTTCCTTCTCGTAGTTGTCTCCTTGCAGAAGAGTGCCGAGTTTTTGTCGAAAACCGTCCAAGGCTGCGTTGaactctctcttctgtctctggaGTTCTTCCAGTTTGTGTTCCAGGGCAGCGATCTCTTCGAGCGTGTTCTTTGCTGTGTACAAGTCAGACAACTTCTCTTTGGCTTTGTCGATCTTCTCCTGCGTTTCGATTAGCTTCTGATTGTGGGCGCGCACTACCTGTTCTGACCTGGCGTCGAACTCGCGCTCTATTACTCTCCTCAGTTCTCTCTTCGCCTTCTCTGTGTTCTGGCGATGTAGCTCAGCAGGTAGGAAGTCGTCGAAGCTGCAATCTATGAGGGGCGTGAAGCGCGTTCTGTCCTTGAGGATGAGGTTCCTGAGTTTCTTGGCCATGATCTTGCTATTGCAGGTGAGTGTGCAGAAAGTGAACACGTCGCTGTGTCTGATGCACGTCTCTGTCGGGGTCAGCTCCACGCCTGGCATGTTCACTTTTGCAGTCAGCACGTCACTCAGGACCCGTATGTCACGGATGACGTCATGAATTCTGACGTAAACGTTCGTTTGCTGAGGGGCAAGCTTCTTGCGTGCGGGAACAGTGTGTGGAGGTTTTCTTGTCCTTTGTCTTGCCTGTGTTTCAGGatcatttttatttttcctGTGTGGCTGGTTTGGGTTTTCTTGCAGGTCTTGTCGTAATTCGTCTCCGTCCGACAAAGTTCTTGCTGTGTTACGGCGATGAAAAGACATTTCTATTATCTTTCcgttcctttcttttctttctttcttccgttatctttttctttctttctcaattTTCTTTTCTATTCCCTTATCTCTTCTCCTTTGTTGAATGTGGTCGAATGTACTGAACTGTCATCAAACTTCaagtacagtgctgaaacaggAAATGATCGAAACAGCTAGGTCCAAAATGCGGCATGAGCGTAAACTAGTATAGCCTACTACAAACTATAATTTCACTCACCAAATCAGTGgcaaataagcaaaaacaaCACGCAAGGTAGCTTAAAATATGCTTCATGTTCAGCGTTATTGCCCGTTTGCCTTACGCCTGAGACCAGGTTTTTCGAAAATATCTCGCGATCTACACATATTTTGCAATATGGATAAGAACATAATAAGTACGTCAAAAGTATACCtaattttatttacatttaCTTCAATCATTACTTTCCTCTGGTTaattatttcttcataaagactacttaaAATGACTCAAATGTTTCCCCCTTACCAGGCCTCTACAAACATGCAGGtcatttttgtttttccctGTGCCGTATTAGCATACTCGTGTATCTCGTGCTGACATGATACATGTCACACTAACACCAAAGCTTTCTAAGGGGTTCAGAGCACTGGCCGTTGACAAGAAAAGTACTGAATTGCCGTCGAACAGGGAGCATCGAGGGGCCAGTAAAAGATCCATGCGGGttgacgttgtgtgtgtgttgtgtgtgtgtgtgtgtgagtgttctcCATCTGTCAGTTTTGATAACGGTCAGCCAGTATATGTATTTGACTTTCTGTGTCTATTTGCATGTACTTGTCAGTGAACGCATTTATGTagatgtatgcacacacacacacacacacacacacacacacacacacatacaaacacacatacaaacacacatgcacgcacgcacacacacgcacacacacacatacaccactagtgctagtgtgtgatagggttcgtgtccgtctgaagatgttagtttctttgttagtcctatGCTGACAACTCtttgacaagcgcttagaactgtacccacggaatacgcgctatatagcttcattttgattgattgattgaccaccaccaccacaagaaccacacacatacacaaacaatctctctctctctctctctctctctctctctctctctctctctctctctcagtctcttcaGCTCTTTCTCGCACACGCTGGAGCAACATAGATAGAACACTATATCTATGAGGCAGGAAAGCTTTCAGCATTTGAGACAACCCCAAGTGTTCGATGCGAGCAAAACCCGACACAGTCCTACCTGGATGACTCAAACATTACGCCATGAAATGCACGAGTTTGACCTCTATTTTGCAAAACTGGTCCAGGGGCCCTGGCAAGGGCCCACATTTTATCATCTGGTACAGGATATTATGAAGACCTAATTATACCAATGTGCCTATAGTCTACACACGTAAACTCCTGTTAGGTATACTTTATGGGAACATATTTTCTTCTGTTTGTAGCTGGCGAGATATTTGTGAAAAACCTGGTCTCAGGcgttgtcacgatcgggtgacagagaccaagaaagtgtcactcagtggagtgcctgttcttggtcgattatgatagaaagcgcctgtacgtgatattgggctacagcagaggttgctgacagtgctcaatgaacacggatggtttgctgcgcacgagttttacagtggaggtttctgctgtcatagggctgacggtttttcgctgacagcgcgcacgggattttcacggattgagtttctcgtgtcttttttctgcttgggaggcagaattgtgtatagctggactggttttgtgacaaggtcagtcacgtgttattggctaggttgtctgagagagacacaagggcggcgcacttgacacccagcggcagaaggggaaggatctaatacacagtttctagagtatgatggtttttcaccgaatattgtattcggcactctaggggagcttccactagtttttcctgtctcactgccagtactttgctgaggacaagtcaacattccttcgtcggcgatggctttcgcataaggattcgacaaggggttctggaggtttttggtcactgttgacgaacagaggctgttccagggaggaggcggactttgcttccattgagagtacaatcataggcttttgagccttcgttcgtttctttcggtttcctgtaaccgctgcacggctgcctttgacgggacactgctagctgcagacgttggagctgggacctgaggaaactacgctaaccggctaaccagcagaccggctaaccagcagaccggctaaccagcaaaccggctaaccagcaacacggctaaccagcaacccggctaaccagcataccggctaaccagcatacagaaagaaagctaagtgcaccgtgtcttacgcaccccgttgaccaccgttgtcttttccttatctgtgatttcattggagtagtgacaacgtggggtgtgtgacccctgcatgaactagagctttttgaacagaacattctcattttgactgtatttacacgggttcagcgtgttactataattttctatatactactggcattttgtcagtgaccacgggttttttacgtgttgagaacgtaaaaggaacatattttgagtgaaggctcgagggaggtggcgagtttatacataaacaggcgtctgaaacttatacttttgttgactctatttaattgtatgactgcgagagtggatcgtggtgtggttagttaattagtagtaattaaccggttcataatcaccttaagtgatatattgaaacgtgacacatgggggccaagccgggatttactcagttaatttccaactgataaagacccaccaattaaggataactaagagcagataatctcgtcagtgctcgacctattttctgcttggtgctacccttttttgtatagttttgatcatataccacaccttaagcgattcacatcttgcaggaaatgtaaattgtaatttgtgagttattgtatgcgctaactgtgattactaccctttcctttgtttgtgaatctttgttgttgtacgttcagagttttccgttgcagagagctgagcggggttagcggatttgttattcgttttactcagttttctctacattgttgtttcgcattctgtaacaggttacatttctaccgtcttgttttacttggatttttctccatattttgactttgttggaattttgggggggaagggtccgaggacttctgtcctaaccaaggctgtgggaaacactctgtttcaccgcaaaaagcagccgataaagtaggccacggctgtgggaaacactttgtttcaccgcagaaagcagccataaagtaggctacgcgatttgttctacaccgtttggatttttcttctgcattttccggttgctggatttttgtatccaccgctttcgtcaccgcgtattctagctatagctgcgttataCTGACTTTgttgataaagctttgctaaactaaccatggctacagggggatctcctacgaggagaataactttcgagactcctggcagcgagcaaccgactgagcgagacgcacgcgttagagcccgaagcgttctaaaacgcttagaagtagaacggaaggaagaatttgagcgactgacaagaaaagaagaacgtgaccgacaggacaagaaggacgaacttgacagacaagaaagggaacgacaggctgaacgagacagacaggaaaggaaagaagaacgtgacagacaggaaaggaaagacgaacgagacagacaggaaaagaaagacgaacttgacagacaagaaagagaacgagacagacaagaaaagaaagacgagcttgagagacaagaacgacaggccgaacttgacagacaggaaaagaaagacgaacgtgacagactagaccggaaggatcaggcggatcgcgatcaccagctagagctagctaggctacaggccgagaagggtacgcttactcaggctagcgcgccgacgtttgttgccgaccgtacgagactgccgacgttcgacgatgacaaggacgagctcgacgactttttacgccggtttgagcgcattgcatctgaccagaagtgggaagaggccacgtgggctagccgccttagcacctgcttgaaaggacgcgcattgcagctctacaatgctttggatgacgacgaggcgagagactatcaggcacttaagaaggcgttactccagcgcttcaacctgactgctgaagcctaccgacgacgtctgcgtaacagcaagagactgagcggcgagctgagtcatcagtttgtggcacgccttaatctctacctgcggcgctgggtggagatggccgaaaaggactggaccgtcaacgaccttgccgacctcattgtcatggagcaactgatgtccagcctgcgacctgaggtggtgaccttcgtgcaggaacaccagccaaagactactcaggaggcagccgactggatcagagtacacgaggacgcccaggcgatctccggcaaatcttcaggctcacggccgggaaaatcgggaaattcgggttcttcaggacccaaggacgggaaggacgatcagggacacaaaggatcaggttccagaactgacatccagtgttactactgcaacaagcggggccacgtgaagaaggactgccacaagagacaggctgaccagaagggcgtacactttgttggcagtgaggagttaagggatgtcacgagctcatgcacaattccacaactctgcgttccgtgctccaggaaacatttccagccccactgcaacgtctatgttaacggagtgaagggcgaaggtctgcgggacacaggggcagacatgatagtggttcgggcgagtctagttccagctatggcctacacaggagacagcatcagggtgagaatggccgaggcatctcacgcttacgacttgaacacggcagtgatcaaggtcgtaacaccgttgttcacggggaccattgtggccgtcgtcatggacgatcctccatgcgacctgctcatcggaaaccgggttcagtttgtggacggcgtcaccagggaggttcccgtttatcggtctcccgacgtcatttcagtgctcacgcgggcacaggcggagcgagaggacaaacctctcaaacccctacctgctgcacgagctgccctggggaacgtgacccccgcgcttctcgcgaaggctcaggcatctgatccgacattagcaactcctcgggagcacgcgaagtcggggaaggtgaagctgagcgggaagcatgggaggtcaaagttcctcagggacaagaagttgctctaccgggagttcagcaaccaagaaggtacattcaaacaggttgtcgtgcctcgcgagtttcgcgagggtgtcatggcaacggcacacgactcgattctgggaggtcatcttggtaccaagaagaccacggatcgtgtctggcgccacttttactggccaggcatctgcacggatgtccgacgtttctgtgcgtcctgcgataagtgccagaaggtggttgccaaaggaagggtgaggaaggtccccttggagaagatgccgctcatcgacgaaccctttcgtcgggtggcagtggacatcatcgggcccatcttgcctgcgtctgaggacggaaacagatacattttgaccatggtggactacgctactcgatacccagaggcgatccctctgaaatcgattgaagccacgcgagtagctgaggctctggttactatgtggtcccggctggggattccatcagaggtactcaccgacagaggcacgcagttcacgggaggagtgatggcggaggcagcacgactgctatcactggagcagcacttcaccactccttaccatgctcagtgcaacggactggtggaaaggttcaatggcaccttgaagaccatgctgaggaaactagctcaggagaaaccacgcacgtgggacaggtacatcccagcattgctttttgcataccgcgaggttcctcaggagagcttgggcttttccccatttgagttgttgtacggcagacaggtacgcggtcccatggctatcctgcgtcaagcctggacggacgaagaagctgacgaggaggtgcagacgacagcgacctacatagtagaactcaggaacaggattgaagagacctgcaaactggct from Littorina saxatilis isolate snail1 linkage group LG4, US_GU_Lsax_2.0, whole genome shotgun sequence includes these protein-coding regions:
- the LOC138964871 gene encoding uncharacterized protein: MPGVELTPTETCIRHSDVFTFCTLTCNSKIMAKKLRNLILKDRTRFTPLIDCSFDDFLPAELHRQNTEKAKRELRRVIEREFDARSEQVVRAHNQKLIETQEKIDKAKEKLSDLYTAKNTLEEIAALEHKLEELQRQKREFNAALDGFRQKLGTLLQGDNYEKEGQALRKQLGVECCRLEKALPMYARRQEVVELVRQNPVSVLLAETGSGKSTQVVQYLLEAGLADRGAIVCTQPRKVAASSLATHVAQELATNVGKDVGYKVGSRAKTSPSTKVMYMTDHALLNECLTDPDLKAFSCVVVDEAHERSLFTDILLTMVKRCMARRPDLRVIITSATIDPQVFVRFFGNNCPVLRVSGRAFPVDVVWQDSVSEEENDFGNYTEAAVNKAVEIHEKEPPGDILVFLTSAVEIQRCCDTFQQRMADRTDFKCLQLHGQLQADEQQKVFEPLERNKRKIVFATNCAETSITIDGIKYVVDTGVAKEMRYDPKRNLRSLNVTVISQSSAEQRKGRAGRTAPGKCYRLYSQHSFQAMDVISLPEILKTHLGHALLKLAELGVTPDMYDFVQSPSQEAIDAALKTLHQLGAMQENVITDKGRWIARLPFDPKLGLMTLHGRDCGLLFDAIVLAALVSAGSGLFYRGVTEAEHANLDKAKLTFSHNGGDSLTSLEVFKAWQGVEEKQKNKWCVENSINVKVIRGVRDTVNDVCKLLKNDLELQVTHKLSEDTGTLDALKKMLFICNAQNLCHFLGREKAGYFAAQASKRVFFHPSSALCSLGSYPEWVVFDQLLQTSRDFITGITPVDDSLVRQLKKEHFGFDAEEVRKKTLQNVFTQAAGSHAFFAVVGPRFTNIKELQETIASAESSSVIVLEASRETGEVKVFSTDMTDSVKTLENKLRQTIDTAVKDLQREVQEASVGSEQSGVRVLLGQGAQITDILMPHETRKVFISSPSNDLTEEAIKQKFQAYGEISYCRKFQGGKNWGCVVFRTTAEAAAAVKGSKDDDHDVAELEHRRLTKYNAEFKARLSWNRRRAKGFGFVAVSPAYISKCLAISNVYIGGNLVRVKINKKDENSLYLTQLPAEVTEDLIKRTVLHTIGESEDAPDIVESVSVSRDPCGGTDKQELKRFEDQIKAKIERHLTASRVTVTVFSPKTEKTAMFLGEARFSDPIEGLEACRALRVDFTLGGAKVEVEPIISATLRVPQPVYDVCKTELDDLIARQLADMDVEVTVKELAGNNRLICLKADDISDLVQARSFLSDVIRGDVLECKDIPALGNLLTSAGRQMLKEAEKETSAYVSVDNRLRTVSIHGSPQACTKVRLKINSYLNDTILGTGEEIMLRGDGRSPGLLKTLHVKHGEDLDGLRQATGLLSIDVDYRRHKLKLRGPPGSIEKAKQVVEESDQALKASSTRSADQEDDSIDCAACFCPIDKGDLYRLEVCAHALCKGCIVRQVSIAIKDHIFPVTCCQDGCDLPLAWRDFYTLSRLGHIKIPALATSALSHFVLANRDKARFCTTPDCPMVYRVTSESSADVFLCPECKSRTCTACHQQAHDGMSCSMLRSCKEPGEGIEDWVKKDPKNRRGCPGCKSPIEKISGCNKMHCTACGAVFCWVCTKKFPTEKQCYDHLARDHNGIFGQEFVLQYQ